In a genomic window of Glycine max cultivar Williams 82 chromosome 13, Glycine_max_v4.0, whole genome shotgun sequence:
- the GA3OX3 gene encoding gibberellin 3-beta-dioxygenase 1 — protein sequence MPSLSEAYRAHPVHVQHKHPDLNSLQELPESYTWTHHSHDDHTPAASNESVPVIDLNDPNASKLIHHACITWGAYQVVNHAIPMSLLQDIQWVGETLFSLPCHQKQKAARSPDGADGYGLARISSFFPKLMWSEGFTIVGSPLEHFRQLWPQDYHKYCDIVKRYDEAMKKLVGKLMWLMLDSLGITKEDLKWAGSKGQFKKTCAALQLNSYPTCPDPDRAMGLAAHTDSTLLTILYQNNISGLQVHRKGGGWVTVAPVPEGLVINVGDLLHILSNGLYPSVLHRVLVNRIQQRLSVAYLCGPPPNVEICPHAKLVGPNKPPLYKAVTWNEYLGTKAKHFNKALSTVRLCAPS from the exons ATGCCTTCACTCTCAGAAGCCTACCGAGCCCACCCCGTGCACGTTCAACACAAGCACCCTGACTTAAACTCCCTACAAGAACTCCCCGAGTCTTACACTTGGACACACCATAGCCATGATGATCATACTCCTGCAGCTTCCAACGAGAGTGTCCCCGTTATTGATCTCAACGACCCAAATGCTTCAAAGTTGATACACCATGCATGCATAACTTGGGGAGCGTACCAAGTGGTGAACCATGCCATACCCATGAGCCTCCTCCAAGACATTCAATGGGTTGGGGAGACACTCTTCTCTCTCCCTTGTcaccaaaaacaaaaagcaGCTCGTTCCCCTGACGGTGCTGATGGCTATGGCCTTGCTCGcatctcttccttcttccccaAACTCATGTGGTCTGAGGGATTCACAATTGTTGGATCCCCTCTTGAGCATTTTCGTCAACTCTGGCCCCAAGATTACCACAAATACTG TGATATCGTCAAGCGATATGATGAAGCCATGAAAAAGCTAGTGGGAAAGCTGATGTGGCTGATGTTGGATTCTCTGGGTATTACAAAGGAAGACCTGAAATGGGCCGGGTCCAAAGGCCAATTCAAAAAGACATGCGCAGCCTTGCAATTGAACTCTTACCCGACTTGTCCGGATCCGGATCGGGCCATGGGTCTGGCCGCCCACACCGACTCCACCCTTCTCACAATCCTTTACCAAAACAACATAAGCGGGTTGCAGGTTCACCGAAAAGGCGGCGGGTGGGTGACGGTGGCACCAGTCCCCGAAGGGCTTGTGATCAATGTAGGCGACCTCCTCCACATATTGTCGAACGGGTTGTACCCGAGTGTGCTCCACCGGGTCTTAGTGAACCGGATCCAGCAAAGGCTTTCAGTTGCGTATTTATGTGGGCCCCCTCCGAATGTGGAGATATGTCCACATGCGAAGCTAGTGGGCCCAAATAAGCCTCCCCTTTATAAGGCAGTGACTTGGAATGAGTACCTTGGCACTAAAGCAAAGCATTTCAACAAGGCACTCTCAACCGTTCGGCTTTGTGCACCTAGCTAG